In Vanessa cardui chromosome 6, ilVanCard2.1, whole genome shotgun sequence, the following proteins share a genomic window:
- the LOC124530613 gene encoding cuticle protein 19-like, with product MYFKIIAVSILVAVCHAGVIEEGHGHAVSSQSIVRHDQPTNGATHYAPIVSHATPVLTHAAPVVHHAAPLLHSAPVVQHVAAVSHSAPIALAHAEQIEDHAPAHYEFSYSVEDPHTGDHKSQHESREGDVVKGEYSLVQPDGAVRTVEYTADAHNGFNAVVHNSAPSAHAAQTQAEHAGSVVHAAPVVHAAPVVHAAPVVHAPIVHAAPLVHATPVIHATPYLAHH from the exons ATGTACTTCAAA ATCATTGCAGTCAGCATTCTTGTGGCAGTCTGCCATGCGGGCGTCATCGAGGAAGGACACGGCCATGCCGTCTCATCTCAAAGCATCGTCCGCCACGACCAGCCCACTAACGGAGCTACGCACTACGCTCCCATTGTTTCTCACGCCACTCCTGTCTTGACCCATGCTGCCCCAGTTGTACACCACGCTGCTCCCCTCCTCCACTCCGCCCCCGTTGTCCAACATGTAGCCGCTGTGTCCCACTCAGCACCCATTGCTCTAGCCCATGCAGAACAGATCGAGGACCAC GCACCAGCTCACTACGAATTCTCCTACTCCGTCGAAGACCCACACACTGGTGATCACAAATCTCAGCACGAGAGCCGCGAAGGAGATGTTGTAAAAGGAGAATACTCTCTGGTCCAGCCCGATGGTGCCGTGAGAACCGTCGAATATACCGCTGATGCCCACAATgg CTTCAACGCTGTTGTGCACAACTCCGCTCCATCGGCCCATGCTGCTCAAACTCAAGCTGAGCACGCAGGCTCCGTGGTCCACGCCGCGCCCGTTGTTCACGCCGCCCCTGTGGTCCATGCTGCTCCCGTCGTCCATGCTCCCATTGTCCATGCCGCTCCATTGGTTCACGCTACTCCCGTGATCCACGCGACTCCTTACCTAGCCCACCATTAA
- the LOC124530635 gene encoding cuticle protein 19-like, which yields MIAKAAVILSIVAVAAAGVLHGYGGESYGHEAVAYAPVAQLSHYEGHDEHVDYHAHPKYDYSYSVSDPHTGDHKEQHEVRDGDIVKGEYSLLQPDGSFRKVTYTADDHNGFNAIVHNTAPVHSEYH from the exons ATGATCGCTAAA GCCGCAGTCATCCTTTCCATCGTGGCGGTAGCAGCCGCTGGTGTGTTGCACGGTTACGGCGGTGAGAGCTATGGCCACGAAGCCGTTGCTTACGCTCCGGTTGCCCAGCTTTCCCACTACGAGGGCCATGATGAACATGTCGACTATCAC GCTCACCCCAAATATGACTACTCCTACTCCGTGTCGGACCCCCACACCGGTGACCACAAGGAACAGCACGAAGTTCGTGATGGAGACATCGTAAAGGGCGAATACTCCCTTCTCCAACCTGACGGCTCTTTCCGTAAGGTCACCTACACCGCTGATGACCATAACGG TTTCAACGCAATCGTCCACAACACAGCGCCCGTCCACTCCGAGTACCACTAA
- the LOC124530450 gene encoding uncharacterized protein LOC124530450, translating into MTPNCKLVVLILSFSWIEGIYGAAFSNVVVQRGPVEYINYDPSALSFTKSQLAQLSSPPLEQVVSIPAVSPCVAPCVIPNRPITALSSLPAAANAKIVGYRSMLPNVPILLANKDEATGYQYAYAVFDEQTGDKKTQSEQSDGSVVQGQYSFVQPDGFRRVVVYTADDTKGFNAVVRNISPEQEHPVEESPEVIKESKPVVLPCTETKNEHLTNDQANEEVSVEATKGIEQMDDKKSEEPSAEKSTEKVEERAQEEPQAQSEPTGSNTNIPNSIISYNDIINCLQSKLQGAKNVVSPLTYVLIPSSRSPCILAFGAMLAAAQAGLLHGHAPAISSQSIIRHDEGHYSAPIAYAAHLGHGAPLAHAAPLAHAAPIAYAAYAPAAHYDGHDEYAHPKYDFAYSVADPHTGDHKSQHESRDGDAVHGYYSLVQPDGSVRKVEYTADAHNGCAGPLTPMNSQLFNQTHKMFSKILAFGAMLAAAQAGLLHGHAPAISSQSIIRHDEGHYSAPIAYAAHLGHGAPLAHAAPLAHAAPIAYAAYAPAAHYDGHDEYAHPKYDFAYSVADPHTGDHKSQHESRDGDAVHGYYSLVQPDGSVRKVEYTADAHNGFNAVVHNSAPSVHVEPAHSYHHY; encoded by the exons ATGACTCCTAAT TGCAAATTGGTGGTGCTCATCCTATCCTTCAGCTGGATTGAAGGCATATATGGGGCTGCCTTTTCTAACGTGGTAGTTCAAAGAGGTCCTGTGGAATATATAAATTACGACCCATCTGCACTTTCATTCACTAAGTCTCAATTAGCCCAATTATCTTCACCTCCGTTGGAGCAAGTTGTATCCATACCTGCAGTTTCTCCATGCGTCGCACCATGTGTAATTCCAAACCGACCCATAACTGCTCTGTCATCTTTACCGGCCGCAGCTAATGCAAAAATTGTTGGCTACAGATCAATGTTACCaaatgtacctatattattGGCAAACAAAgat gagGCAACAGGCTACCAATACGCATATGCTGTTTTTGACGAACAGACTGGGGACAAGAAGACTCAAAGTGAACAAAGTGATGGGTCAGTAGTGCAAGGCCAATATTCGTTCGTTCAGCCAGATGGATTCCGTCGAGTTGTCGTTTACACCGCAGATGACACGAAAGG ATTCAATgccgttgtaagaaatatttcgcCAGAACAAGAACATCCTGTTGAAGAATCACCTGAAGTCATTAAGGAAAGTAAACCAGTAGTGCTTCCGTGCACTGAGACTAAAAATGAACATCTGACCAATGACCAAGCTAATGAAGAGGTTTCTGTAGAAGCTACTAAAGGAATTGAACAAATGGACGATAAGAAGAGTGAAGAACCAAGTGCTGAAAAAAGTACCGAGAAGGTAGAAGAACGTGCTCAAGAAGAGCCTCAAGCTCAGTCTGAGCCAACAGGATCTAACACTAACATACCAAActctattatttcttataatgatataatcaaCTGCCTTCAAAGTAAACTTCAAGGTGCGAAAAATGTAGTGTCTCCCTTAACTTATGTTCTTATTCCATCTTCAAGGAGTCCATGT ATCTTAGCTTTCGGTGCCATGCTGGCTGCAGCCCAAGCTGGTCTTCTGCACGGACACGCTCCCGCCATCTCCTCTCAGAGCATCATTCGCCACGACGAGGGTCACTACTCCGCCCCTATCGCCTACGCCGCCCACCTGGGTCACGGCGCCCCTCTGGCTCACGCCGCTCCCCTGGCTCACGCCGCTCCCATCGCGTACGCCGCATACGCTCCTGCCGCCCATTACGATGGACACGATGAATAC GCTCACCCCAAATACGACTTCGCGTACTCAGTAGCCGACCCCCACACCGGCGACCACAAGTCCCAGCACGAGAGCCGCGACGGCGACGCCGTGCACGGATACTACTCGCTGGTGCAGCCCGACGGCTCCGTCCGCAAGGTCGAATACACCGCTGACGCTCACAATGG TTGCGCCGGACCGTTGACACCAATGAATAGCCAATTGTTCAACCAAACACACAAAATGTTCAGCAAA aTCTTAGCTTTCGGCGCCATGCTGGCTGCAGCCCAAGCTGGTCTTCTGCACGGACACGCTCCCGCCATCTCCTCTCAGAGCATCATTCGCCACGACGAGGGTCACTACTCCGCCCCTATCGCCTACGCCGCCCACCTGGGTCACGGCGCCCCTCTGGCTCACGCCGCTCCCCTGGCTCACGCCGCTCCCATCGCGTACGCCGCATACGCTCCTGCCGCCCATTACGATGGACACGACGAATAC GCTCACCCCAAATACGACTTCGCGTACTCAGTAGCCGACCCCCACACCGGCGACCACAAGTCCCAGCACGAGAGCCGCGACGGCGACGCCGTGCACGGATACTACTCCCTGGTGCAGCCCGACGGCTCCGTCCGTAAGGTCGAATACACCGCTGATGCTCACAATGG tttcaACGCCGTGGTGCACAACTCTGCTCCCTCCGTACATGTCGAGCCCGCTCATTCCTACCATCATTACTAA
- the LOC124530625 gene encoding cuticle protein 7-like, whose amino-acid sequence MNSQLFSQTHKMFSKILAFGAMLAAAQAGLLHGHAPAISSQSIIRHDEGHYSAPIAYAAHLGHGAPLAHAAPLAHAAPIAYAAYAPAAHYDGHDEYAHPKYDFAYSVADPHTGDHKSQHESRDGDAVHGYYSLVQPDGSVRKVEYTADAHNGFNAVVHNSAPSVHAAPAHDYHHY is encoded by the exons ATGAATAGCCAATTGTTCAGCCAAACACACAAAATGTTCAGCAAA ATCTTAGCTTTCGGTGCCATGCTGGCTGCAGCCCAAGCTGGTCTTCTGCACGGACACGCTCCCGCCATCTCCTCTCAGAGCATCATTCGCCACGACGAGGGTCACTACTCCGCCCCTATCGCCTACGCCGCCCACCTGGGTCACGGCGCCCCTCTGGCTCACGCCGCTCCCCTGGCTCACGCCGCTCCCATCGCGTACGCCGCATACGCTCCTGCCGCCCATTACGATGGACACGATGAATAC GCTCACCCCAAATACGACTTCGCGTACTCAGTAGCCGACCCCCACACCGGCGACCACAAGTCCCAGCACGAGAGCCGCGACGGCGACGCCGTGCACGGATACTACTCGCTGGTGCAGCCCGACGGCTCCGTCCGCAAGGTCGAATACACCGCTGACGCTCACAATGG TTTCAACGCCGTGGTGCACAACTCTGCTCCCTCCGTACATGCCGCTCCCGCCCACGACTACCATCATtactaa